The following proteins are encoded in a genomic region of Burkholderia diffusa:
- a CDS encoding DUF429 domain-containing protein, producing the protein MQAARSRSVARSLPAVAGVDVGGDRKQCDLVILRGSTIVCREERIAPEALPSLCIEHDVVAVGVDAPSLWWTGSGRRAAEQALARERISCFPTPSREQAVASTSGFFDWMFMGERVYRALADAYPLLTGARYVGGRVSFETYPYAITCAMLGKAIASAKQKRNQRRQLLTKLGIDVSTLRSVDARDATLCALTAQYVIDGNAHAYGDAEGGYIRVPIVGETISLDVLQSEAAAD; encoded by the coding sequence ATGCAGGCGGCCCGATCTCGATCCGTCGCCCGGTCGTTGCCCGCGGTGGCGGGCGTCGACGTGGGCGGCGACAGGAAGCAATGCGATCTCGTGATCTTGCGCGGCTCGACGATCGTCTGCCGCGAGGAGCGGATCGCGCCTGAAGCGCTGCCTTCGCTGTGTATCGAGCATGACGTGGTGGCCGTCGGCGTCGACGCGCCGAGCCTGTGGTGGACGGGAAGCGGACGCCGGGCTGCCGAGCAGGCGCTTGCGCGTGAACGAATCTCGTGTTTCCCGACGCCGTCGCGCGAGCAGGCCGTGGCCAGCACATCGGGCTTCTTCGACTGGATGTTCATGGGAGAGCGCGTCTACCGCGCGCTGGCCGACGCTTATCCGCTGCTGACCGGCGCGCGCTATGTCGGCGGGCGCGTGAGCTTCGAGACTTATCCGTACGCGATTACCTGCGCGATGCTTGGCAAGGCGATCGCGTCGGCGAAGCAGAAACGCAACCAGCGCCGGCAATTGCTGACCAAGCTCGGGATCGACGTGTCGACATTGCGCTCAGTCGATGCGCGCGACGCGACGCTGTGTGCATTGACCGCGCAATACGTGATCGACGGAAACGCGCACGCGTATGGCGATGCGGAAGGCGGGTATATCCGTGTGCCGATCGTCGGCGAAACGATTAGTCTCGATGTGCTTCAGTCAGAGGCCGCGGCTGACTGA
- a CDS encoding nuclear transport factor 2 family protein, whose translation MDAVRAVIEPYEAALRAAMLSNDVDALDTLLDDHLVFTIPSGLIISKYDDLSAHRAKTLRLDTLDIQEIQAKTIGEMILTTTKAKLAGRFGGTAFGGIFAYTRLWRRSGSDWRVVAGHASQIG comes from the coding sequence ATGGATGCAGTTCGTGCAGTCATCGAACCGTATGAAGCCGCACTGCGGGCGGCGATGCTCAGCAACGACGTCGACGCACTCGACACGTTGCTGGATGACCACCTGGTCTTCACCATCCCGAGCGGACTGATCATTTCGAAATATGACGATCTGTCCGCGCATCGCGCGAAAACGCTGCGTCTCGACACACTCGATATCCAGGAGATTCAGGCAAAGACGATCGGAGAGATGATCCTCACCACGACAAAGGCGAAGCTTGCGGGTCGTTTCGGCGGCACCGCATTCGGCGGCATATTCGCCTATACGCGCCTGTGGCGCCGATCGGGTAGCGACTGGCGTGTCGTTGCAGGACATGCATCACAGATCGGTTGA
- a CDS encoding acetyl-CoA C-acetyltransferase: MTTQDPIVIVGAARTPMGGFQGDLGGASASELGAVAIRAALERANVPAERIDEIVFGCVLPAGQGQAPARQAALKAGLPLAAGATTVNKMCGSGMKAAMFAHDLLLAGSADVAVAGGMESMTNAPYLLPKARAGMRMGHGQVLDHMFLDGLEDAYDKGRLMGTFAEDCAQAYQFTREEQDAFAIASLTRAQRAIAEGRFVSEIAPVTVKAGKTEAIVSIDEQPGKAKLDKIPTLKPAFREGGTVTAANSSSISDGAAALVMMRRSEADRLGLAPKAVIVGHSTYANKPGLFATAPIGAIRKLTEKTGWNLRDVDLFELNEAFAVVAMAAMRDLDLPHDKVNVHGGACALGHPIGASGARVMVTLLAALEAYGLKRGVASLCIGGGEATAIAIERVA; the protein is encoded by the coding sequence ATGACGACACAGGATCCGATCGTAATCGTCGGCGCGGCGCGCACGCCGATGGGTGGTTTTCAGGGTGACCTGGGCGGGGCCAGCGCGAGCGAGCTCGGCGCGGTGGCGATTCGCGCCGCGCTCGAACGCGCTAATGTACCGGCCGAGCGCATCGATGAAATCGTGTTCGGCTGCGTGCTGCCGGCCGGGCAGGGTCAGGCGCCGGCGCGGCAGGCCGCGCTGAAGGCGGGCTTGCCGTTGGCCGCCGGCGCGACCACGGTCAACAAGATGTGCGGCTCGGGGATGAAGGCCGCGATGTTCGCGCACGACCTGCTGCTGGCCGGATCGGCCGACGTGGCGGTCGCGGGCGGGATGGAGAGCATGACGAATGCACCGTACCTGCTGCCGAAGGCGCGCGCCGGGATGCGCATGGGGCATGGCCAAGTGCTCGACCACATGTTCCTCGACGGGCTCGAGGATGCGTATGACAAGGGCCGGCTGATGGGCACGTTCGCGGAGGATTGCGCGCAGGCCTACCAGTTCACGCGCGAGGAGCAGGACGCGTTCGCGATTGCATCGCTGACGCGCGCGCAACGCGCGATCGCGGAAGGGCGCTTCGTATCGGAGATCGCGCCGGTGACCGTGAAGGCCGGCAAGACGGAAGCCATCGTGTCGATCGACGAGCAGCCGGGCAAGGCGAAGCTCGACAAGATTCCGACGCTCAAGCCGGCGTTTCGCGAAGGCGGCACGGTGACGGCGGCCAATTCGTCGTCGATTTCGGACGGCGCGGCCGCGCTCGTGATGATGCGTCGCTCGGAAGCGGACCGGCTCGGCCTCGCGCCGAAGGCTGTGATCGTCGGGCACTCGACCTACGCGAACAAGCCGGGTCTGTTCGCGACGGCGCCGATCGGCGCGATCCGCAAGCTGACGGAGAAAACCGGCTGGAACTTGCGCGACGTCGACCTGTTCGAGCTCAACGAAGCCTTCGCGGTGGTGGCGATGGCCGCGATGCGCGATCTCGACCTGCCGCACGACAAGGTCAACGTGCACGGCGGTGCATGCGCACTCGGCCATCCGATCGGTGCATCGGGCGCACGCGTGATGGTGACGCTGCTGGCCGCGCTCGAAGCATACGGGCTGAAGCGCGGCGTTGCGTCGCTGTGCATTGGCGGCGGCGAGGCGACGGCGATCGCGATCGAGCGCGTCGCGTGA
- a CDS encoding acyl-CoA synthetase — translation MRDGATARVAPAYADAVAGFRIETAAAKLHGDLEQGLNACVECCDRHAAANPDAIALDWIDVGGQHRSFTFAQMQALSARVANLLVEQGVKPGDVVAGLLPRTPELVATILGTWRAGAVYQPLFTAFGPKAIEHRLRMSDARLVVTNVANRAKLDEITDCPQVAMVRESGDALPARDIDFRTVLDAQSEVFEPVPRKGTDLFMMMSTSGTTGLPKGVPVPLRALLAFGAYMRDAVDLRASDRFWNIADPGWAYGLYYAITGPLLLGHATTLYEGGFTVDSTYDVIERLGITSLAGSPTAYRMLMAAGTEAAARLKGQLRVVSSAGEPLNPEVVRWFHAALGAPIYDHYGQTELGMVVNNHHGLTHVVHAGSAGLAMPGYRVAVLDEAGRELGPGEPGILAIDIARSPLLWFDGYWQQDTPAIAGGYYRTGDNVELEPDGTVSFIGRADDVITSSGYRIGPFDVESALIEHPAVSEAAVIGVPDPERTEIVKAFVVLSKGFDGTPALADELSQHVKRRLSAHAYPRAIDFVDALPKTPSGKIQRFVLRKLEAEKTAQS, via the coding sequence ATGCGTGATGGAGCAACCGCCCGGGTGGCGCCGGCCTACGCCGACGCCGTGGCCGGCTTTCGTATCGAGACCGCCGCCGCAAAGCTGCACGGCGACCTGGAGCAGGGCCTGAACGCCTGCGTCGAATGTTGCGACCGGCATGCGGCGGCGAACCCGGACGCGATCGCACTCGACTGGATCGACGTCGGCGGCCAGCATCGCAGCTTCACGTTCGCGCAGATGCAGGCGCTGTCGGCGCGGGTCGCGAACCTGCTGGTTGAGCAGGGCGTGAAGCCGGGCGACGTGGTGGCCGGCCTGTTGCCGCGCACGCCCGAACTTGTCGCGACGATCCTCGGCACGTGGCGCGCGGGCGCCGTCTATCAGCCGCTCTTCACCGCGTTCGGCCCGAAGGCGATCGAGCACCGATTGCGCATGAGCGACGCGCGGCTGGTCGTTACCAACGTCGCGAATCGCGCGAAGCTCGACGAGATCACCGATTGCCCGCAGGTTGCGATGGTGCGCGAGTCGGGCGACGCACTGCCGGCGCGCGACATCGATTTCCGCACGGTACTCGACGCGCAGTCCGAAGTATTCGAACCGGTCCCGCGCAAGGGCACGGACCTGTTCATGATGATGTCGACGTCGGGCACGACGGGTTTGCCGAAGGGCGTGCCGGTGCCGTTGCGTGCGCTGCTCGCCTTCGGTGCGTACATGCGCGACGCGGTGGATCTGCGCGCCAGCGACCGCTTCTGGAACATCGCCGATCCGGGCTGGGCTTACGGCCTGTATTACGCGATCACGGGCCCGCTGCTGCTCGGCCATGCGACGACGCTGTACGAGGGTGGCTTCACGGTCGACAGCACCTATGACGTGATCGAACGGCTCGGCATCACGAGCCTGGCCGGCTCACCAACCGCGTACCGGATGCTGATGGCGGCCGGCACCGAAGCGGCCGCGCGTCTGAAAGGACAACTGCGGGTCGTCAGCAGCGCGGGTGAACCGCTGAATCCGGAAGTTGTGCGCTGGTTCCACGCGGCGCTCGGCGCGCCGATCTACGATCACTACGGCCAGACCGAACTCGGGATGGTCGTGAACAATCATCACGGGCTCACGCACGTTGTCCATGCCGGTTCGGCGGGCCTCGCGATGCCCGGCTATCGCGTCGCGGTGCTCGACGAAGCCGGGCGCGAACTCGGCCCCGGCGAGCCAGGCATCCTCGCGATCGACATCGCGCGCTCGCCGCTGCTGTGGTTCGACGGTTACTGGCAGCAAGACACGCCGGCGATCGCGGGCGGGTATTACCGGACCGGCGACAACGTCGAACTCGAGCCGGACGGTACCGTGAGCTTCATCGGCCGCGCGGACGACGTGATCACGTCTTCCGGCTATCGGATCGGTCCGTTCGACGTGGAAAGTGCGCTGATCGAGCATCCTGCCGTTAGCGAGGCTGCCGTGATCGGCGTGCCGGACCCGGAGCGCACGGAAATCGTCAAGGCGTTCGTCGTGCTATCGAAAGGCTTTGACGGTACACCGGCGCTGGCCGACGAACTGAGCCAGCACGTGAAGCGGCGACTGTCGGCGCACGCCTATCCTCGCGCGATCGACTTCGTCGACGCGCTGCCGAAAACCCCGAGCGGCAAGATCCAGCGCTTCGTGCTGCGCAAGCTGGAAGCCGAGAAGACCGCTCAATCCTGA
- a CDS encoding 3-hydroxyacyl-CoA dehydrogenase produces the protein MIIKDRVFLITGAGSGLGAAVARMVVAEGGNAVLLDVNEDAGTRLAHELGAATRFVRTDVTSEADGQAAVAAARDAFGRIDALVNCAGVAPGEKVVGREGPHSLDRFARAVSINLVGTFNMIRLAAEAMSKQDADAEGERGVIVNTASVAAFDGQIGQAAYAASKSGVVGMTLPIARELARFGIRVVTIAPGIFATPMMAGMPQDVQDALGKSVPFPPRLGRPEEFAALVRHIAENTMLNGEVIRLDGALRMAPR, from the coding sequence ATGATTATCAAGGATCGCGTTTTTCTGATTACGGGCGCCGGTTCGGGCCTCGGCGCGGCGGTAGCGCGCATGGTGGTCGCCGAAGGCGGCAACGCCGTGCTGCTGGACGTCAATGAAGACGCCGGCACGCGCCTCGCGCATGAGCTTGGCGCGGCTACGCGCTTCGTGAGGACCGACGTGACGAGCGAAGCTGACGGGCAGGCCGCCGTTGCCGCCGCGCGCGACGCGTTCGGCCGCATCGATGCGCTCGTGAACTGCGCGGGCGTCGCGCCGGGCGAGAAGGTCGTCGGCCGCGAAGGCCCGCATTCGCTCGATCGCTTCGCACGTGCGGTGTCGATCAATCTGGTCGGCACGTTCAACATGATTCGGCTGGCGGCGGAAGCGATGTCGAAGCAGGACGCCGACGCGGAAGGCGAGCGCGGCGTGATCGTCAACACCGCGTCGGTCGCGGCGTTCGACGGACAGATCGGGCAGGCCGCGTATGCGGCATCGAAGAGCGGCGTGGTGGGCATGACGCTGCCGATCGCGCGCGAGCTCGCGCGATTCGGCATTCGCGTGGTGACGATCGCGCCGGGCATCTTCGCGACGCCGATGATGGCCGGCATGCCGCAGGACGTGCAGGACGCGCTCGGCAAGAGCGTACCGTTCCCGCCGCGGCTCGGCCGCCCCGAGGAATTCGCGGCGCTGGTGCGCCACATCGCCGAGAATACGATGCTGAACGGCGAAGTCATCCGTCTCGATGGCGCGCTGCGCATGGCACCGCGCTGA
- a CDS encoding NAD(P)-dependent oxidoreductase gives MTTKPTGDIAAHRLSSTQLSCEFADIAPLLDPTAAAAAASRCHYCYDAPCVQACPTQIDIPSFIRKIGNGNLKGAATDILSANPLGGMCARVCPTEILCEGACVRNHQDAQPVAIGALQRHATDWAMASGAVRFTRAPDTGRHVAVVGAGPAGLACAHRLALAGHRVTLFDARPKAGGLNEYGIAAYKTVDDFAQREVEWLLSVGGIALETGVALGRDVTLDALRERHDAVFLAMGLGGVRTLAIDGEQLTGVMAAVDFIEQVRQADALENVPVGRRVVVIGGGNTAIDASVQSRKLGAERVTMVYRRGVDAMSATWAEREFAQKSGVTLITHAKPVRIAGANGHVTGVEFETVSSERFIVDADMVLKAIGQTLAPEGVPGALLTADGTRIVVDADGRTALPDVWAGGDCAATDGIDLTVQAVQDGKRAAAAIDAALAQRAAKAA, from the coding sequence ATGACCACCAAGCCAACCGGCGATATCGCCGCGCATCGCCTGTCGTCCACGCAACTCTCGTGCGAATTCGCCGATATCGCGCCGCTGCTCGATCCGACTGCCGCCGCGGCCGCAGCCAGCCGCTGCCACTACTGCTACGACGCGCCGTGCGTGCAGGCCTGCCCGACGCAGATCGACATCCCGAGCTTTATCCGCAAGATCGGCAACGGCAACCTGAAGGGCGCCGCGACCGACATCCTGTCCGCGAATCCGCTCGGCGGGATGTGCGCACGCGTGTGTCCGACCGAGATCCTGTGCGAAGGCGCGTGCGTGCGCAATCACCAGGACGCGCAGCCGGTCGCGATCGGTGCGCTGCAGCGGCACGCGACCGACTGGGCGATGGCGAGCGGCGCTGTGCGATTCACGCGCGCGCCCGACACGGGGCGGCATGTCGCGGTGGTCGGCGCGGGGCCGGCCGGCCTCGCCTGCGCACACCGGCTCGCGCTCGCCGGGCACCGCGTCACGCTGTTCGATGCGCGGCCGAAGGCGGGCGGCTTGAACGAATACGGGATCGCTGCGTACAAGACGGTCGACGATTTCGCGCAACGCGAAGTCGAGTGGCTGCTGTCGGTCGGCGGTATCGCGCTGGAAACGGGTGTCGCGCTCGGCCGCGACGTGACGCTCGACGCGCTGCGCGAACGGCATGACGCGGTGTTTCTCGCGATGGGCCTGGGCGGCGTGCGCACGCTCGCGATCGACGGCGAGCAATTGACCGGCGTGATGGCCGCAGTCGACTTCATCGAGCAGGTGCGGCAGGCCGATGCGCTGGAGAACGTGCCGGTCGGGCGGCGGGTGGTCGTGATCGGCGGCGGCAACACGGCGATCGACGCATCGGTGCAAAGCCGCAAGCTCGGCGCGGAGCGCGTGACGATGGTGTACCGCCGTGGCGTGGACGCGATGAGCGCCACCTGGGCCGAACGCGAGTTCGCGCAAAAGAGCGGAGTCACGCTCATCACGCACGCGAAACCGGTGCGCATCGCCGGCGCGAACGGACACGTGACGGGCGTTGAATTCGAGACCGTGTCGAGCGAGCGTTTCATCGTCGACGCGGACATGGTGCTGAAGGCGATCGGTCAGACGCTGGCGCCGGAGGGTGTCCCGGGCGCACTGCTGACGGCCGACGGTACGCGCATCGTGGTCGACGCGGACGGACGCACTGCATTGCCCGACGTATGGGCCGGCGGCGATTGCGCGGCGACGGACGGCATCGACCTCACGGTGCAGGCCGTGCAGGACGGCAAGCGTGCGGCGGCGGCGATCGACGCGGCGCTCGCGCAGCGCGCCGCCAAGGCCGCGTGA
- a CDS encoding Zn-dependent hydrolase yields the protein MDAVSETAKRAAFDTSIKVDGRRLWDSLMEVAKIGATPKGGVCRLALTDLDKAGRDLIVGWAKAAGCTVTVDTMGNVFMRRAGRVADAAPVVTGSHADSQPTGGRFDGIYGVLGGLEVIRSLNDHGIETEHPVEVVIWTNEEGSRFAPAMVASGVFAGVFPLEYGLSRKDVDGKTIGEELARIGYAGDVPCGGRKLHAAFELHIEQGPILEAECKTIGVVTDAQGQRWYEITFTGQEAHAGPTPMPRRRDALLGASRVVDLVNRIGLDHAPFGCATVGMMQVHPNSRNVIPGRVFFTVDFRHPDDAVLAKMDAALRDGVARIAGEIGLETELEQIFYYKPVAFDPACVAAVRGAADRFGYSHRDIVSGAGHDACYLAQVAPTSMVFVPCVDGISHNEIEDATPAWIEAGANVLLHAMLSRACEPAS from the coding sequence ATGGACGCAGTATCGGAAACAGCGAAGCGGGCAGCATTCGATACGTCGATCAAGGTCGACGGCAGGCGGTTGTGGGACAGCCTGATGGAGGTGGCGAAGATCGGCGCGACGCCGAAGGGCGGCGTCTGCCGCCTCGCGCTGACCGATCTCGACAAGGCCGGACGCGACTTGATCGTCGGCTGGGCGAAAGCCGCCGGTTGCACGGTGACGGTCGATACGATGGGCAACGTGTTCATGCGCCGCGCGGGCCGCGTGGCGGACGCGGCGCCGGTCGTCACTGGCTCGCACGCGGATTCGCAGCCCACGGGCGGCCGCTTCGACGGCATCTACGGCGTGCTGGGTGGCCTCGAAGTGATTCGCAGTCTGAACGATCACGGCATTGAGACCGAACACCCGGTCGAGGTCGTGATCTGGACCAATGAGGAAGGCTCGCGCTTCGCGCCGGCGATGGTCGCGTCGGGTGTGTTCGCGGGCGTGTTTCCGCTCGAGTACGGGCTGTCGCGCAAGGACGTCGACGGCAAGACGATCGGCGAGGAACTCGCGCGTATCGGCTACGCGGGCGACGTGCCCTGTGGTGGCCGCAAGCTGCATGCGGCGTTCGAGCTGCATATCGAGCAGGGGCCGATTCTCGAGGCGGAGTGCAAGACGATCGGTGTCGTGACTGATGCGCAGGGGCAGCGCTGGTACGAGATCACGTTCACCGGCCAGGAAGCGCATGCGGGGCCGACGCCAATGCCGCGCCGCCGCGACGCGCTGCTCGGCGCATCGCGCGTGGTCGATCTCGTGAACCGGATCGGTCTGGATCACGCGCCGTTCGGTTGCGCGACGGTCGGGATGATGCAGGTTCACCCGAACTCGCGCAATGTGATTCCGGGCCGTGTGTTCTTCACCGTCGATTTTCGTCACCCGGACGACGCCGTGCTCGCGAAGATGGACGCCGCGCTGCGCGACGGCGTCGCGCGCATCGCGGGCGAGATCGGGCTCGAAACCGAGCTCGAGCAGATTTTCTACTACAAGCCCGTCGCGTTCGATCCGGCGTGCGTGGCGGCCGTGCGTGGCGCGGCCGATCGCTTCGGCTATTCGCATCGCGACATCGTGTCGGGTGCGGGGCATGACGCATGTTACCTGGCACAGGTTGCGCCGACATCGATGGTGTTCGTACCCTGTGTCGACGGCATCAGTCACAACGAGATCGAGGACGCGACGCCTGCGTGGATCGAGGCCGGCGCGAACGTGCTGCTGCACGCGATGCTGTCGCGCGCATGCGAGCCTGCTTCGTGA
- a CDS encoding TetR/AcrR family transcriptional regulator, giving the protein MRHDEAAAEATSDDETNMPLRRRKAHIRESNEAHLLACAEAVFAERGLDGASTAMIAERAGLPKANLHYYFPTKLALYRRVLDDLFEDWHRAAGSFEAGDDPVEAIGGYVRAKMDLSRRRPLGSKVWANEIIHGAAHMQDILSERVKPWFDTRVKVIEGWIARGLLAPIDAHALMYLIWATTQHYADFDAQIRALSGKRAFTQKAFAEKTEQVVQLVIRACGAVSPEANA; this is encoded by the coding sequence ATGAGACATGACGAAGCGGCCGCCGAAGCCACCAGCGACGACGAAACCAACATGCCTTTGCGGCGACGCAAGGCGCACATCCGTGAGTCCAACGAAGCGCATCTGCTGGCCTGTGCGGAAGCCGTATTCGCGGAGCGCGGGCTCGATGGCGCGAGCACCGCAATGATCGCCGAACGTGCGGGCCTGCCGAAAGCTAACCTGCATTACTACTTCCCGACGAAGCTGGCGCTGTACCGTCGCGTGCTCGACGACTTGTTCGAAGACTGGCACCGCGCGGCCGGCTCGTTCGAGGCCGGCGACGATCCGGTCGAGGCGATTGGCGGCTACGTGCGCGCGAAGATGGATCTGTCGCGACGGCGCCCGCTCGGCTCGAAGGTGTGGGCCAACGAGATCATCCATGGTGCCGCACACATGCAGGACATCCTGTCGGAACGCGTGAAGCCCTGGTTCGACACGCGCGTGAAGGTAATCGAAGGCTGGATCGCGCGCGGGCTGCTCGCGCCGATCGATGCGCACGCGTTGATGTACCTGATCTGGGCGACCACTCAGCACTATGCGGATTTCGATGCGCAGATCCGCGCGCTGAGCGGCAAGCGCGCGTTCACGCAAAAGGCGTTCGCCGAGAAGACCGAGCAGGTCGTGCAACTCGTGATTCGCGCGTGCGGTGCGGTGTCGCCTGAGGCGAACGCATAA
- a CDS encoding AraC family transcriptional regulator yields the protein MGPQMISPDFVEDALESLRRQRIPTGPVLRIAGLPAAVREPVTPQQYGRLWLAIANAIDDEFFGLAARPMRRGSFTLLCHAVLHAGTLEKALRRALQFLRVVLDEPRGELVVADGQAQIVLTQAGAPYSAFAYRTFWLILLGVACWLIGRRIPLQRIDFACPSPDQRSDYHQFFGVPVHFDRPDSRLAFNAAYLALPTIRSAQALKTFLRGAPGNLLVRYRHDTGWVAKTRAHLKAQPAAEWPDFDTLAVRLGTTPATLRRRLRSEGQSFASIKDELRGALAQSLLRGHTLSVAEIAAELGFTEPSAFHRAFRKWTGTSPGAFRRDVNAAQADH from the coding sequence ATGGGGCCGCAGATGATCTCGCCGGATTTCGTCGAAGATGCGCTCGAGAGCCTGCGCCGGCAGCGGATTCCGACCGGGCCCGTCCTGCGCATTGCCGGCCTGCCGGCCGCCGTGCGCGAACCCGTCACACCACAGCAGTACGGTCGCCTGTGGCTGGCGATCGCCAACGCGATCGACGACGAATTCTTCGGGCTGGCGGCCCGCCCGATGCGGCGCGGCAGCTTCACGCTGCTGTGCCATGCCGTGCTACACGCGGGCACGCTCGAGAAGGCGCTGCGGCGTGCGCTGCAGTTTCTGCGCGTGGTGCTCGACGAACCGCGCGGTGAGCTCGTGGTCGCCGACGGCCAGGCGCAGATCGTCCTCACGCAAGCAGGCGCACCGTATTCGGCGTTCGCTTACCGGACGTTCTGGCTGATCCTGCTTGGCGTAGCCTGCTGGCTCATCGGCCGGCGCATTCCGTTACAGCGCATCGATTTCGCGTGCCCGAGCCCCGATCAGCGCAGCGACTACCACCAGTTCTTCGGTGTGCCCGTCCATTTCGACCGCCCGGACAGCCGGCTCGCGTTCAACGCCGCGTACCTCGCGCTGCCGACGATCCGCTCCGCGCAGGCACTGAAAACCTTCCTGCGCGGCGCACCCGGCAACCTGCTCGTGCGCTATCGGCACGACACCGGCTGGGTGGCGAAGACGCGTGCGCATCTGAAGGCGCAGCCGGCCGCCGAATGGCCGGACTTCGACACGCTGGCCGTGCGCCTCGGCACGACGCCCGCGACGCTGCGGCGGCGCCTGCGCAGCGAGGGGCAGAGCTTCGCGTCGATCAAGGACGAGCTGCGCGGTGCGCTGGCCCAGTCGCTGTTGCGCGGGCACACGCTCAGCGTCGCGGAAATCGCGGCGGAACTCGGTTTTACCGAGCCCAGCGCGTTTCATCGCGCATTCCGGAAATGGACGGGGACGAGCCCGGGCGCATTTCGGCGGGATGTCAATGCGGCGCAGGCGGACCATTGA
- a CDS encoding HD domain-containing protein — translation MNKLVAAIAFAADKHRNQRRKDDEASPYINHPIALAAVLANEAGIEDERVIVAAVLHDTIEDTETTEQELLRLFGKDIADIVMEVTDDKSLPKDERKRLQVEHAATISRRAKLVKLADKICNLRDIARHPPADWPLERKQAYFDWAKSVVDRMRGVHPGLEGIFDAAYDARPAD, via the coding sequence ATGAACAAGTTGGTAGCTGCCATCGCGTTCGCGGCGGACAAGCATCGCAATCAGCGGCGCAAGGACGACGAGGCATCGCCGTACATCAACCATCCGATCGCGCTGGCCGCCGTACTGGCCAACGAAGCCGGCATCGAGGACGAGCGCGTGATCGTCGCGGCGGTGTTGCACGACACGATCGAGGACACCGAGACCACCGAGCAGGAACTGCTGCGGCTGTTCGGCAAGGACATCGCGGACATCGTGATGGAAGTCACCGACGACAAGTCGTTGCCGAAGGACGAGCGCAAGCGCCTGCAGGTCGAGCATGCGGCGACCATCAGCCGGCGCGCGAAGCTCGTGAAGCTCGCCGACAAGATCTGCAACCTGCGCGACATTGCGCGGCATCCGCCCGCGGACTGGCCGCTCGAGCGCAAGCAGGCGTACTTCGACTGGGCGAAGTCGGTCGTCGACCGGATGCGCGGCGTGCATCCGGGCCTGGAGGGAATCTTCGATGCCGCGTACGACGCGCGGCCGGCGGACTGA